In Halopseudomonas nanhaiensis, a single window of DNA contains:
- a CDS encoding multidrug efflux RND transporter permease subunit yields MAFTDPFIRRPVLATVVSLLIVLLGLQAFSNLTIRQYPQMENALVTVTTAYPGANAEVIQGYITQPIQQSLASAEGVDYINSVSRQNFSVIQVYARLGTDTDRLFTDIMSKTAEVRNQLPPQAQEPVISRQAADSTALMYISFYSETMNNPQITDYLTRIVQPRLATLPGIAEAEILGRQTFAMRLWLDPVRMGAYGVTADDVNQAIRAYNYLSAAGETKGEYVVTSVNAMTDLEDPEAFAAIPVKIDGETRVLVRDVARVELGAESYDSISFFDGIPSVYIGIQGTPLANPLDVIKEVRAAMPEIEAQLPPELKGSIAYDATQFIEESIDEVIKTLGEAVIIVIIVVFLFLGSMRSVIIPVVTIPLSMIGVLFFMQLMGYSINLLTLLALVLAIGLVVDDAIVVVENIHRHIEEGKTPFDAAIIGAREIAMPVVAMTITLAAVYAPIGFLEGLTGALFREFAFTLAGSVIISGIVALTLSPMMCSKLLRHEANPSGFAHRLDVIFERLQTRYRRMLSSSLDTKAVTLTFGVLVLLLIPVLLMFTRSELAPEEDQSIIFMMSNAPKTANLDYLTHYTDEVTRVLKQFDEYESHFQINGSDGVQSGIGGFLLKPWEQRDKTQMELLPDIQAELNKVSGLQIFGFNLPSLPGTGGGLPVQFVITSPGDYESLLQVTEQVKARAQESGKFAFLTIDLAFDKPEITVRISREKAAQMGVSMADIGSTLSTLMGEGEINRFSISGRSYKVIAQVERAYRDNSGWLNHYYVRNEAGEMLPLGTLIELDERARPTQLNQFQQLNAARIQGVPLVSMGEALQTLEEIAAAEMPQGFTFDYAGAARQYKQEGAALYVTFGLALALIYLVLAAQFESFRDPLVILVTVPLSICGALIPLFLGISTMNIYTQVGLVTLIGLISKHGILIVEFANQLQRQEGLSQREAVEASAAVRLRPVLMTTAAMVFAMIPLLLAEGAGAVSRFDIGVVIAAGLTIGTLFTLFVLPAVYLVFAENHKAQAIEAPV; encoded by the coding sequence ATGGCATTCACAGATCCGTTCATCCGCAGGCCGGTACTCGCTACCGTCGTCAGTCTGCTGATCGTGCTGCTTGGCCTGCAGGCCTTCAGCAACCTCACCATCCGCCAGTACCCGCAAATGGAGAACGCGCTGGTTACCGTGACGACCGCCTATCCGGGGGCCAACGCCGAGGTCATTCAGGGGTATATCACCCAGCCGATCCAGCAGAGCCTGGCCAGCGCCGAAGGCGTCGACTACATCAACTCGGTAAGCCGCCAGAATTTCTCGGTCATTCAGGTCTACGCGCGCCTGGGCACCGACACCGATCGGCTGTTCACCGACATCATGTCCAAGACCGCCGAAGTGCGGAACCAGCTCCCACCGCAGGCGCAGGAACCGGTCATCAGTCGGCAGGCGGCAGACTCCACCGCGCTGATGTACATCAGCTTTTACAGCGAGACGATGAACAATCCGCAGATAACCGACTATCTGACGCGGATCGTCCAGCCACGCCTCGCCACTCTGCCCGGCATAGCCGAGGCGGAAATTCTCGGCCGCCAGACCTTCGCCATGCGCCTGTGGCTCGATCCGGTCCGCATGGGCGCCTACGGCGTCACTGCAGACGATGTGAACCAGGCAATCCGCGCCTACAACTATCTCTCTGCGGCCGGCGAGACCAAGGGCGAGTACGTGGTTACCAGCGTCAACGCGATGACCGATCTCGAGGACCCGGAGGCCTTCGCGGCGATCCCGGTGAAAATAGATGGTGAGACCCGGGTCCTCGTGCGCGACGTGGCGCGCGTGGAACTTGGCGCCGAAAGCTACGACTCGATCAGCTTTTTCGACGGCATTCCCTCGGTATATATCGGTATCCAGGGAACGCCGCTGGCGAACCCGCTCGACGTGATCAAGGAAGTCCGCGCAGCAATGCCGGAGATCGAAGCGCAACTGCCTCCCGAGCTCAAGGGCTCGATCGCCTACGATGCCACCCAGTTTATCGAGGAATCCATCGATGAGGTGATCAAGACACTGGGCGAAGCGGTGATCATCGTCATCATCGTGGTATTCCTGTTCCTCGGTTCGATGCGCTCGGTGATCATTCCGGTCGTCACCATTCCGCTGTCGATGATCGGCGTGCTGTTCTTCATGCAGCTGATGGGCTACTCGATCAACCTGCTGACACTGCTGGCACTGGTGCTGGCTATCGGGTTGGTAGTCGATGACGCCATCGTGGTAGTGGAGAACATCCACCGTCATATCGAGGAAGGCAAAACACCGTTCGACGCGGCAATCATCGGTGCGCGCGAGATCGCCATGCCGGTTGTCGCCATGACCATCACGCTGGCAGCAGTCTATGCGCCCATCGGCTTCCTGGAAGGTCTGACCGGTGCGTTGTTCCGGGAGTTTGCCTTCACCCTGGCGGGCTCGGTGATCATCTCCGGCATCGTCGCCCTGACGCTATCGCCGATGATGTGTTCCAAGCTGCTGCGCCACGAGGCCAATCCGTCCGGGTTTGCGCACAGGCTCGATGTGATCTTCGAGCGCCTGCAAACGCGTTATCGTCGGATGCTCTCCAGCAGTCTGGACACCAAGGCGGTCACTCTGACCTTCGGCGTTCTGGTGCTGTTACTGATCCCGGTGCTGCTGATGTTCACTCGCAGCGAGCTGGCACCCGAAGAGGACCAGAGCATCATCTTCATGATGTCCAACGCGCCGAAGACGGCGAACCTGGACTATCTCACCCATTACACCGATGAGGTAACACGCGTACTCAAGCAGTTCGACGAGTACGAATCGCACTTCCAGATCAATGGGTCGGACGGCGTTCAGAGCGGTATCGGAGGATTTCTCCTCAAGCCCTGGGAGCAGCGAGACAAGACCCAGATGGAGCTGTTGCCGGACATCCAGGCAGAACTGAACAAGGTCTCGGGCCTGCAGATCTTCGGCTTCAACCTGCCCTCGCTACCGGGCACCGGCGGCGGTTTGCCGGTGCAGTTCGTGATCACCAGTCCCGGCGACTATGAATCGCTGTTGCAGGTGACCGAACAGGTCAAGGCCCGTGCCCAGGAAAGCGGCAAGTTCGCGTTTCTCACCATTGACCTGGCGTTCGACAAGCCCGAAATCACCGTGCGTATCTCGCGGGAGAAAGCCGCGCAGATGGGGGTGTCGATGGCCGACATTGGCAGCACGCTTTCGACGCTGATGGGTGAAGGCGAGATCAATCGTTTTTCCATCAGCGGTCGCAGCTACAAGGTCATCGCCCAGGTCGAGCGAGCCTATCGCGACAACAGCGGCTGGCTGAATCACTACTATGTGCGCAACGAAGCGGGCGAGATGCTGCCGCTGGGCACGCTGATCGAACTCGACGAGCGCGCCCGGCCGACCCAGCTCAACCAGTTCCAGCAACTCAACGCAGCGCGTATTCAGGGCGTACCCCTGGTGAGCATGGGCGAAGCGCTGCAGACGCTGGAAGAGATCGCCGCCGCCGAGATGCCGCAGGGTTTCACCTTTGATTACGCCGGCGCAGCGCGCCAGTACAAGCAGGAAGGTGCCGCGCTGTACGTCACCTTCGGCCTTGCCCTGGCGCTGATCTACCTGGTGCTGGCAGCGCAGTTTGAAAGCTTCCGTGATCCGCTGGTGATTCTGGTCACCGTACCGCTCTCGATCTGTGGGGCGCTGATCCCGCTGTTTCTCGGGATCTCGACAATGAACATCTATACCCAGGTGGGGCTGGTGACGCTGATCGGCCTGATCAGTAAGCACGGCATTCTTATTGTCGAATTCGCCAATCAGCTGCAGCGTCAGGAAGGCCTGTCACAGCGCGAGGCAGTCGAAGCATCGGCGGCCGTCCGTCTGCGGCCTGTACTCATGACGACTGCCGCCATGGTGTTTGCGATGATTCCCTTGCTGCTCGCGGAAGGCGCAGGCGCAGTAAGCCGATTCGACATCGGTGTAGTGATTGCAGCGGGCCTGACCATCGGCACCCTGTTCACGCTGTTCGTGCTGCCGGCGGTGTATCTGGTCTTCGCCGAAAACCATAAGGCTCAGGCGATCGAAGCCCCGGTCTGA
- a CDS encoding efflux RND transporter periplasmic adaptor subunit, translated as MLRRLVILIVLFVVVVAGLGVYKALSIRSQIAQFTAPKPPIHVGAAPAEQLQWQTRLPAIGTLTAALGVELTAEVSGVVSEVLFESGQMVEAGQDLVRMSGDVEEAGLATAEAQAELAGVEFKRQQNLLQRQSISQSQFDQARSSLRQATARADELRATLAKKRIRAPFSGRIGISRVDPGDYLSPGANIATLQNLERLFVDFFMPEQYYPQLAVGQTVRVKVGAFPGEVFEATVAAINPKVEATSRNLQIRASVANPDEKLLPGMFAELELVLPGDTEQVVVPETAMTFTLYGNSVYVITPRRDENGEAVADQSGEPVLEVQRRFVETGQRRDGQVVVLKGLQAGEQVVTSGQLKLDNGARVAIDNSNPL; from the coding sequence ATGCTGCGTCGCCTGGTTATCCTCATCGTTCTGTTCGTGGTTGTGGTTGCCGGGTTGGGCGTCTACAAGGCGCTCTCGATCCGCTCGCAGATTGCCCAGTTCACCGCACCCAAGCCGCCGATCCACGTGGGCGCCGCCCCGGCCGAGCAGCTGCAGTGGCAGACGCGCCTGCCGGCGATCGGCACGCTGACTGCTGCGCTAGGCGTCGAACTGACCGCCGAGGTCAGCGGGGTGGTATCCGAGGTGCTGTTCGAGTCCGGACAGATGGTCGAAGCCGGGCAGGATCTGGTGCGCATGAGCGGCGACGTCGAGGAGGCCGGCCTGGCAACCGCCGAAGCCCAGGCCGAGCTCGCCGGCGTCGAGTTCAAGCGACAACAGAACCTGCTGCAGCGTCAGAGCATTTCGCAGAGCCAGTTCGATCAGGCGCGGTCTTCTCTGCGTCAGGCCACAGCGCGGGCCGACGAGTTGCGCGCGACGCTGGCGAAAAAACGTATCCGCGCGCCGTTCAGCGGGCGCATCGGCATCAGCCGGGTCGATCCCGGCGACTACCTCTCGCCCGGTGCCAACATCGCCACGCTGCAGAATCTGGAGCGGCTGTTCGTCGACTTCTTCATGCCCGAGCAGTATTACCCGCAACTGGCGGTTGGGCAGACCGTGCGGGTCAAGGTCGGGGCCTTCCCGGGCGAGGTCTTCGAAGCGACCGTAGCGGCCATCAACCCCAAGGTGGAAGCGACCTCGCGTAACCTGCAAATCCGCGCCAGCGTGGCGAACCCGGACGAGAAGCTCCTGCCTGGCATGTTCGCCGAGCTGGAGCTGGTGCTGCCGGGCGATACCGAACAGGTGGTGGTCCCGGAGACAGCGATGACGTTCACGCTGTACGGCAACTCCGTCTATGTCATCACGCCGCGGCGTGACGAAAACGGCGAAGCCGTTGCCGATCAGAGCGGCGAGCCGGTTCTGGAAGTGCAACGCCGTTTCGTCGAAACCGGCCAGCGGCGTGACGGACAGGTGGTCGTGTTGAAAGGTCTGCAGGCAGGCGAACAGGTGGTCACATCGGGCCAGCTCAAGCTGGATAACGGCGCACGCGTCGCCATCGACAACAGCAACCCCCTGTAA